From the genome of Methanobacterium formicicum, one region includes:
- the xth gene encoding exodeoxyribonuclease III → MRKIRILSWNVNGIRAVHRKGFKDWFMESKPDILCIQETKATYKQFPANIRNVEGYDLYTSEAERKGYSGVATYTALKPEKVQKGLGIPNFDNEGRTLITDYGDFVLFNIYFPNGKMSPERLQYKMDFYDSFLDYADALKEEGRNIVVCGDVNTAHKEIDLARPKENEKISGFLPIEREWIDRFLSHGYVDTFREFNQDADNYTWWSYRTRARDRNVGWRLDYFFVNQEFMDNIESSFILSDVMGSDHCPVGIDIKLD, encoded by the coding sequence TTGCGGAAAATCAGAATACTTTCATGGAATGTTAATGGAATCCGGGCTGTGCATCGTAAAGGATTTAAAGACTGGTTTATGGAGAGTAAACCCGATATACTGTGTATCCAGGAAACTAAAGCCACTTACAAACAGTTTCCAGCCAATATCCGGAATGTGGAAGGATATGATCTCTATACCTCAGAAGCAGAACGCAAGGGATACAGTGGTGTGGCCACTTACACCGCCCTAAAACCGGAAAAAGTACAAAAAGGCCTGGGTATCCCCAACTTCGATAATGAAGGCCGCACACTCATAACTGACTACGGGGATTTCGTTCTTTTTAACATCTACTTCCCCAACGGAAAGATGTCCCCGGAAAGGCTCCAGTATAAAATGGACTTTTACGACTCCTTCCTTGACTACGCCGATGCTCTTAAGGAAGAAGGACGTAACATCGTAGTCTGCGGGGATGTGAACACCGCCCACAAAGAAATAGATTTAGCCCGCCCTAAAGAAAACGAAAAAATATCAGGATTCCTACCCATTGAACGGGAATGGATTGACCGATTCCTCAGCCATGGTTACGTGGACACCTTCCGGGAATTCAACCAGGATGCTGATAACTACACCTGGTGGAGTTACCGAACCCGTGCCCGGGACCGAAACGTTGGATGGAGATTGGATTACTTCTTTGTAAACCAGGAATTCATGGATAACATTGAATCTTCCTTCATACTCTCCGATGTAATGGGCTCGGACCACTGCCCAGTGGGAATAGATATAAAATTGGATTGA
- the gatD gene encoding Glu-tRNA(Gln) amidotransferase subunit GatD, whose protein sequence is MSYRGRAKQFLESQNISIGDIICVKKDDVEYRGMLLDRAEDADELHVVLKMDSGYNVGIAIDQAEVELLERGEKPEINLPPLEIEKDPEKMDVSIISTGGTVASIIDYKTGAVHPAFTADDLLRATPELLDEANISGKAIMNILSENMKPEFWVQAARSVADEINQGADGVVVAHGTDTMHYTAAALSFILESPVPIVITGAQRSSDRPSSDAFLNLMSSVAVAKSDIAEVTVCMHATENDNEVHIHRGTRVRKMHTSRRDTFNSINSPPLAKVKDGKVKIIDKQFSYHQRGECQLEINDTLEEKVGFIKSYPGIAAELLDYYIDKGYKGILMEGTGLGHCPDHLIPSLQRAADENIPVVMTSQCLYGRTNLNVYSTGRKLLSSGVIPVGDMLPETAYVKLVWALGQTSQYQEVKQIMETNLKGEMDEKSSSKYFLRDYGE, encoded by the coding sequence ATGAGCTATCGTGGAAGAGCTAAACAGTTTTTAGAGTCACAAAACATTTCTATTGGAGATATTATCTGCGTAAAAAAGGATGATGTAGAATACCGGGGCATGCTTCTGGACCGGGCTGAAGATGCTGACGAACTACACGTTGTACTTAAAATGGACAGCGGATACAATGTGGGTATCGCCATTGACCAGGCAGAAGTTGAACTCCTGGAAAGGGGAGAAAAACCGGAAATAAATTTACCTCCCCTGGAAATCGAGAAAGACCCGGAAAAAATGGATGTATCCATTATATCCACCGGAGGAACAGTGGCCTCCATCATTGACTACAAAACCGGGGCAGTGCACCCGGCATTCACCGCGGATGACCTCTTGAGGGCCACTCCGGAGCTGTTGGATGAGGCCAACATCAGTGGAAAGGCCATAATGAACATCCTCAGTGAAAACATGAAACCAGAGTTCTGGGTCCAGGCCGCACGCTCGGTGGCGGATGAAATAAACCAGGGAGCTGATGGAGTGGTAGTCGCCCATGGAACAGACACCATGCACTACACTGCTGCTGCCTTGAGTTTCATCCTGGAATCACCGGTGCCCATTGTAATCACCGGTGCCCAGAGAAGTTCGGATCGACCATCATCTGATGCATTCTTAAACTTGATGAGCTCGGTGGCTGTGGCCAAATCAGACATAGCCGAGGTCACCGTCTGCATGCACGCCACAGAAAACGATAATGAGGTCCACATCCACCGGGGAACCCGGGTGCGTAAAATGCACACCAGCCGTAGGGACACCTTCAACAGTATTAACAGCCCCCCACTGGCCAAAGTAAAGGATGGGAAGGTGAAAATCATTGATAAACAATTCTCCTACCACCAGAGAGGAGAATGCCAGCTGGAAATCAACGACACACTGGAAGAGAAGGTGGGCTTTATAAAAAGCTATCCGGGAATAGCCGCCGAACTACTGGACTACTATATCGATAAAGGCTACAAAGGTATCTTAATGGAAGGAACTGGTCTGGGGCACTGTCCAGATCACCTGATACCCTCATTACAGAGGGCCGCTGATGAAAATATTCCGGTGGTCATGACTTCCCAGTGCCTCTATGGCCGCACCAACCTTAATGTTTACAGTACCGGTCGTAAACTCCTATCTTCTGGTGTTATACCGGTGGGGGACATGCTGCCCGAAACTGCCTATGTTAAACTGGTATGGGCATTAGGACAGACCAGCCAATACCAAGAGGTTAAACAGATCATGGAAACTAACCTGAAGGGAGAAATGGATGAAAAATCCTCCTCAAAATACTTTTTAAGGGACTATGGGGAATAG
- a CDS encoding V4R domain-containing protein: MVKNNVTHRANPENENLSIELFATTQGVKAIKSPVRVKILSMLREGDLSFDELVKFSGRAKSTVSSHLKSLSREGIINSRVDPYDARKKIFFLQSEYIGKIQHQQLQEDISAYIQRYISSENDPFEFFRLIFHTIRISMLTQGVDIDPILHEAGLKVGTALYEKVKDPELDNFLGNIGRFWQTHSLGTVEVKGLDPLTIKVQDCFECSGLPYLGRPACAFDSGILESLFSLYKNESTKVKETKCYALGDKYCRFEIQ; the protein is encoded by the coding sequence ATGGTTAAAAATAATGTAACTCATCGTGCTAACCCGGAAAATGAAAACCTATCCATCGAACTTTTTGCCACCACCCAGGGGGTGAAGGCCATTAAAAGCCCGGTGAGGGTGAAAATTCTATCCATGTTACGTGAAGGTGATCTCAGCTTTGATGAACTGGTTAAATTCTCTGGCCGGGCTAAATCAACCGTGTCCAGCCACCTCAAATCTCTGTCCCGGGAAGGAATAATTAACTCACGGGTAGATCCCTACGATGCTAGAAAGAAGATTTTCTTCCTGCAATCAGAATACATTGGCAAAATACAACACCAGCAGCTCCAGGAAGATATTTCCGCCTACATCCAGAGGTACATTTCCAGTGAAAATGATCCCTTTGAGTTCTTCCGACTGATATTTCACACTATCCGAATTTCCATGCTCACCCAGGGAGTGGACATAGACCCCATACTCCACGAAGCCGGTTTAAAGGTAGGAACTGCCTTGTATGAGAAAGTTAAAGACCCAGAACTGGATAATTTCCTGGGAAATATTGGCCGGTTCTGGCAGACCCATAGCCTGGGTACAGTGGAAGTTAAAGGCCTGGATCCCCTCACCATCAAGGTACAGGATTGTTTTGAATGCAGTGGCCTACCATACCTTGGTAGACCAGCCTGTGCATTTGATAGTGGTATTCTTGAATCATTATTCAGTCTGTATAAAAATGAATCAACCAAGGTTAAGGAAACAAAATGTTACGCCCTGGGAGATAAATATTGCCGTTTCGAAATCCAATAA
- the gatE gene encoding Glu-tRNA(Gln) amidotransferase subunit GatE, with protein sequence MDYEELGLMMGLEIHQQLNTAQKLFCPCECELTDKKPEYRVLRYLRPTQSELGKIDRAAFEESRRELTFLYDAYPYHTCLVETDDEPPHPLNQEALEIGLIIATLLNMQVVDEFHTMRKQVIDGSNTGGFQRTGLLAIQGYMDTPYGRVVIENLCLEEDAARRMGQRKGKVEFRLDRLGIPLLEITTDPSMNHPQQVREVAYQIGQVLRSTRVKRGLGTIRQDLNISIREGARVEVKGVQDLDSMEQLVENEVLRQLRLLKIRDELVKREATVEEEIHDLNKLLKDTESKIISKAIKKGGKVLAIKLNGYKGLIGKELQPGRRFGTELAGYAKKMGVAGIFHTDELPAYGITSQEVENINTFLQIGPDDAFILVADEAEKAQNALEEVQRRARMAVDGVPEETRKALDDANTEYLRPLPTASRMYVETDIPTQVVASELREHVKNNLPELPKEKEARIITEYNLSEDLAHQLVRQDRVEQFEEIVAECGVEPTTVASLLAYTLKELRREGLDVDNLPGSHLKGTFQLLNHGKISKDAVSDVLVGVLKEDWTPEESASNLNLLMLSEENVRDIIVELVSSHENLIEERKMGAMGSLMGMAMKQLKGKADGKLVNKLLKEEIQKYL encoded by the coding sequence ATTGATTACGAAGAACTGGGCCTTATGATGGGTTTGGAAATACACCAGCAACTTAACACAGCTCAAAAACTGTTCTGCCCCTGTGAATGCGAACTTACCGATAAAAAACCAGAATACAGGGTTTTAAGATATTTAAGGCCCACCCAGAGTGAACTGGGTAAAATCGATCGGGCGGCCTTTGAAGAGTCACGCCGTGAACTCACCTTCCTCTATGATGCTTATCCTTACCATACCTGTCTGGTGGAGACTGATGATGAACCACCGCATCCTCTGAACCAGGAAGCACTGGAGATAGGACTTATAATTGCCACCCTACTCAACATGCAGGTGGTGGATGAATTCCACACCATGCGAAAACAGGTGATTGACGGCAGTAACACGGGAGGATTTCAGAGAACAGGGTTACTGGCAATTCAGGGATATATGGATACTCCTTACGGTCGGGTGGTAATTGAAAATCTCTGTCTGGAAGAAGATGCTGCCCGGAGAATGGGACAGCGGAAGGGGAAGGTGGAATTCCGTCTGGACCGGTTGGGAATACCTCTTTTAGAGATAACCACCGATCCGTCCATGAACCATCCCCAACAGGTAAGGGAGGTGGCCTATCAGATCGGCCAGGTACTGCGCAGTACCCGGGTGAAAAGGGGTCTGGGAACCATACGCCAGGATCTCAACATATCCATCAGGGAAGGTGCCCGGGTTGAAGTGAAAGGAGTTCAGGACCTGGATTCCATGGAACAACTGGTGGAAAATGAAGTCCTAAGACAGCTCCGCCTCCTGAAAATCAGGGATGAACTGGTGAAAAGGGAAGCCACAGTTGAAGAAGAAATACATGACCTAAATAAGCTATTAAAGGATACTGAATCGAAAATCATTTCTAAGGCCATTAAAAAGGGTGGAAAAGTTTTAGCCATTAAATTGAATGGTTATAAAGGTTTGATTGGTAAAGAATTGCAGCCTGGTAGAAGATTCGGAACAGAACTGGCTGGTTATGCCAAAAAAATGGGTGTGGCCGGTATATTCCACACGGATGAACTTCCGGCCTATGGAATAACCTCTCAGGAAGTGGAAAACATAAACACCTTTTTACAGATTGGTCCCGACGATGCCTTTATACTGGTGGCTGATGAAGCAGAGAAGGCTCAAAATGCCCTGGAAGAGGTTCAACGAAGGGCCAGAATGGCTGTTGATGGTGTTCCCGAGGAGACTCGGAAGGCCCTGGATGATGCCAATACCGAGTATTTAAGGCCACTGCCTACGGCCAGCCGGATGTACGTGGAAACAGATATCCCCACTCAGGTGGTAGCTTCCGAGCTCCGGGAACATGTTAAGAACAATTTACCTGAACTTCCCAAAGAAAAGGAGGCTCGTATAATAACTGAATACAACTTGAGTGAAGATTTAGCACATCAGCTAGTGCGCCAGGATCGGGTGGAACAGTTCGAGGAAATAGTGGCTGAATGTGGGGTTGAACCCACAACTGTAGCTTCATTACTGGCTTACACTCTTAAAGAACTCAGAAGAGAAGGTTTGGATGTGGATAACCTCCCGGGCAGCCATTTGAAGGGAACATTCCAGTTACTGAACCATGGCAAAATATCCAAGGATGCGGTTTCCGATGTACTGGTTGGAGTTTTAAAGGAAGACTGGACTCCCGAAGAATCTGCCAGTAATTTAAACCTTTTGATGCTTTCTGAGGAAAATGTCAGGGACATAATCGTGGAACTGGTATCTTCCCATGAAAACCTGATTGAGGAACGGAAAATGGGTGCTATGGGCTCCTTGATGGGGATGGCCATGAAACAGCTCAAGGGAAAAGCCGATGGTAAATTAGTGAACAAATTATTGAAGGAAGAGATACAGAAATATCTGTAG
- a CDS encoding DUF2769 domain-containing protein, which yields MDKFEEKMGELASEGLSDEEIGKKLLDEMGDLCICPDCPMYNQCAEKNYEGLYCILGLSKCKLEEDDCICQECEVTEELELKNDLFCITGPEKELRGL from the coding sequence ATGGACAAATTCGAGGAAAAAATGGGAGAATTGGCTTCTGAAGGTCTGTCTGATGAGGAAATAGGGAAAAAACTTTTAGATGAAATGGGTGATCTCTGTATCTGTCCGGACTGCCCCATGTACAACCAGTGTGCCGAGAAAAATTACGAAGGACTGTACTGCATTCTGGGACTATCCAAGTGTAAACTGGAAGAAGATGATTGTATCTGCCAGGAATGTGAAGTAACCGAGGAACTGGAACTTAAAAATGATCTATTCTGTATAACTGGTCCGGAAAAGGAATTAAGAGGACTTTAA
- a CDS encoding 2-oxoacid:acceptor oxidoreductase subunit alpha, producing MPVFLKEEDISIVLCGEAGQGIQTVEAVLAQAVKQTGYHIFSTKEYMSRVRGGENSTQIRISSDRVASYVDRIDILLALSYGAIDHLKDRISPKTVIIGDPEHIKSARESENNLPTLNTNFIEIPLMETAEDIGGLIYANVIAAGALSCLLDIPKEIFDGLISDMFARKGPEILQNDLKAGEAGYTLGKGLMESEENQVKLSLEAHSTVRDELLLSGTDAAGMGCLAGGCKFMSSYPMTPSTPLQAFLAGNAHDFELVYEQAEDEIAAINMALGASYAGARSMVATSGSGFALMEEGVGLAGMTETPVVIYLGQRPGPAVGLPTRTSQEDLNLALYSGTGEFPRIIFAPGKLEDAFTLSQRAFNLADKYQIPVFILSDQYFADCYYNIPSLPLEEVENEDYLIKTTPDYRRYLITHDGVTPRGIPGYGEGLVILDSDEHDEEGHITENLEIRTQMVDKRLKKMEHIKKDALAPELVGSEDYENLVLGWGSTYWPIREALENISKKGLNPDSGETSFLHLKQVYPLHSSVTDYLEKAEDVIIMENNAQGQMANLIQLETGLEIQEKYLKYNGMPFSVEEVEKRLRQFMGIEDSGSGGHGKTSGEVL from the coding sequence ATGCCTGTTTTTTTAAAAGAAGAAGATATTTCCATTGTTCTCTGTGGTGAAGCCGGCCAGGGAATCCAGACAGTAGAGGCAGTACTGGCCCAGGCAGTTAAACAGACGGGATATCATATCTTTTCCACCAAAGAATACATGTCCCGGGTCAGGGGAGGTGAAAACTCCACCCAAATAAGAATCTCATCAGACCGGGTTGCCTCTTATGTGGACCGCATCGATATCTTACTGGCACTGAGCTACGGAGCTATAGATCATCTTAAAGACAGAATTTCTCCAAAAACGGTAATTATAGGGGACCCAGAGCATATTAAGTCTGCACGAGAATCTGAAAATAATTTACCCACTTTAAATACTAATTTTATTGAGATTCCACTTATGGAAACTGCTGAAGATATTGGCGGGCTCATATACGCTAATGTCATTGCTGCCGGAGCACTATCCTGCCTGTTAGATATTCCCAAGGAGATTTTTGATGGATTGATCAGTGATATGTTTGCCCGTAAAGGTCCGGAAATACTTCAGAACGATTTAAAAGCAGGAGAAGCAGGATACACCCTCGGTAAAGGTTTGATGGAATCTGAAGAAAACCAGGTTAAGCTCTCGTTGGAGGCTCATTCCACGGTACGTGATGAACTCCTCTTGAGTGGTACTGATGCTGCAGGAATGGGTTGTTTGGCTGGGGGATGTAAATTTATGTCATCCTATCCCATGACTCCCTCCACCCCGCTCCAGGCCTTCCTGGCCGGTAATGCACACGACTTTGAACTGGTATACGAACAGGCCGAGGATGAAATAGCCGCCATCAACATGGCACTGGGTGCATCCTATGCCGGAGCACGGAGTATGGTGGCCACCTCGGGAAGTGGATTTGCCCTGATGGAAGAGGGAGTAGGACTGGCTGGAATGACCGAAACACCGGTGGTCATCTATCTCGGTCAAAGACCCGGCCCCGCAGTGGGATTACCCACTAGGACCAGCCAGGAAGACCTAAATTTAGCCCTTTACTCCGGGACAGGTGAATTTCCCCGGATCATATTTGCCCCGGGGAAACTGGAAGATGCCTTCACTTTATCTCAGCGGGCCTTCAACCTGGCAGATAAATATCAAATACCCGTATTTATACTGTCTGATCAGTATTTTGCCGATTGTTACTATAACATACCCTCACTGCCACTGGAAGAAGTGGAAAACGAAGATTACCTCATTAAAACCACTCCTGACTATAGAAGATACCTGATCACCCATGATGGGGTCACACCCCGAGGAATACCAGGATATGGGGAGGGCCTGGTGATATTAGATTCCGATGAACATGATGAAGAGGGTCACATCACGGAAAACCTTGAAATAAGGACACAGATGGTAGATAAAAGGCTTAAAAAGATGGAACATATCAAAAAAGATGCCTTGGCCCCTGAACTGGTGGGATCAGAAGACTATGAGAACTTGGTACTGGGATGGGGTTCTACCTACTGGCCCATAAGGGAGGCACTGGAAAATATCAGCAAAAAAGGTTTAAACCCTGATTCTGGGGAGACCAGTTTCCTTCATTTAAAACAGGTTTATCCTCTGCACAGTAGTGTTACCGACTATCTGGAGAAGGCAGAAGATGTGATTATCATGGAGAACAATGCCCAGGGCCAGATGGCCAACCTCATCCAACTGGAAACTGGCTTGGAAATACAGGAAAAATACTTAAAATACAATGGAATGCCCTTCTCTGTGGAGGAAGTGGAAAAAAGACTCCGGCAGTTCATGGGAATCGAAGATAGTGGCTCGGGTGGTCATGGTAAGACTTCAGGGGAGGTGTTATAG
- a CDS encoding cupin domain-containing protein, translated as MDIVQMENTPVADTPHKVDVRKLYDTENATTVHITLQPGESLKKHITPVDVFFYVLEGTGIVEIGDEKKEVGKDTLIDSPARIPHCWYNESDDVLRFLVVKVPRPTTETKLL; from the coding sequence ATGGATATAGTTCAAATGGAAAATACCCCGGTAGCTGACACTCCCCATAAAGTTGATGTCCGCAAGTTGTATGACACAGAAAACGCCACGACTGTGCATATAACCCTCCAACCTGGAGAATCACTTAAAAAACACATCACACCCGTTGATGTTTTCTTCTATGTTCTGGAAGGTACCGGCATAGTGGAAATAGGGGATGAAAAAAAGGAAGTGGGAAAGGATACTTTAATTGACAGTCCCGCCCGTATTCCCCACTGCTGGTACAATGAGAGCGATGATGTGCTGCGTTTTCTGGTGGTAAAAGTTCCCCGACCCACTACAGAAACCAAGTTACTGTAA
- a CDS encoding thiamine pyrophosphate-dependent enzyme — MKPRDFDLPDADVAWCPGCGNLSILRSLKATLAELEIQPENLVFVSGIGQAGKLPHYIKGNVFNGLHGRSLSPATAIKAANPDLTVIDVSGDGCMYGEGGNHFMHTIRRNPDITNLVHNNMVYGLTKGQASPTSQRDFNTPLQVDGVFLEPFNPLAVAIALDASFVARAFSGDRKQSIEIFKAAIKHKGYALVDIFQPCVSFNKVNTRDWFREHTYYLEDDHDSHDRNLAFQRATETGEYPLGIFYQNSDKSTFEENLTVYQDEKTPLYQRKLDKDKLRALVESKR, encoded by the coding sequence ATGAAACCAAGGGATTTCGACCTGCCGGATGCGGATGTGGCCTGGTGTCCGGGTTGTGGTAATCTATCCATACTACGCAGCCTCAAAGCCACCCTGGCTGAACTGGAAATACAACCAGAAAACCTGGTTTTCGTATCGGGTATTGGACAGGCGGGTAAACTTCCTCATTATATTAAAGGAAATGTATTCAATGGACTTCATGGCCGGTCACTATCTCCGGCAACTGCTATAAAGGCAGCTAATCCGGATTTAACAGTTATTGATGTCAGTGGTGATGGTTGCATGTACGGGGAGGGGGGAAACCACTTCATGCATACCATACGCCGTAATCCGGACATCACCAACCTGGTGCACAACAACATGGTCTACGGCCTCACCAAGGGACAGGCATCACCCACCAGCCAGAGGGACTTCAACACACCATTACAGGTAGATGGGGTATTCCTGGAACCATTCAATCCCCTGGCAGTGGCCATAGCTCTTGATGCCTCCTTTGTGGCCAGAGCGTTTAGTGGGGACCGTAAACAATCCATTGAAATCTTTAAAGCCGCCATAAAACATAAAGGCTATGCCTTGGTGGACATATTCCAACCATGTGTTTCGTTTAACAAGGTTAACACCCGGGACTGGTTCCGGGAACACACCTATTACTTAGAAGATGACCATGACTCCCACGACAGAAATTTGGCCTTCCAGAGGGCCACGGAAACCGGAGAGTACCCCCTGGGAATATTCTACCAGAACTCTGATAAGAGTACCTTTGAAGAAAACCTTACGGTTTACCAGGATGAAAAAACACCCCTCTACCAGAGGAAACTGGACAAAGATAAACTACGGGCCCTGGTGGAAAGTAAAAGATGA
- a CDS encoding TIM barrel protein, which translates to MKNRINFGPAGNPLGFNGQTVDVCDYIRGLGLDAYEYQATYGVKIQKPSGLKLGENARNNRVKISMHGPYYINLSAQKDDVLERSIERLIQSARAAEWMDAYRIVFHPGFYTKYTPQEALQRCKGAINDLLEKLDSLGIKKFTFAPETTGKRSQLGSLDEIIEICRSFPHFAPTIDFAHVHARGRGCVKGADEYHRILSKLEDELGAMVKNPETLHCHFTRIEYTDAGERKHHVLQEMEYGPPLEPLLEVLVDGGWNATIICETPFLEKDALLMKAVHEKILEKKGV; encoded by the coding sequence ATGAAAAACAGGATAAATTTCGGCCCGGCAGGCAATCCCCTGGGATTTAACGGTCAAACCGTAGATGTCTGTGATTACATCCGTGGCCTGGGCTTAGATGCCTATGAATATCAGGCCACCTACGGGGTGAAGATTCAGAAACCATCCGGTCTTAAACTGGGTGAAAATGCCCGAAATAACCGTGTGAAGATTTCCATGCACGGCCCCTATTACATCAACCTATCGGCGCAAAAGGATGATGTCTTGGAAAGATCCATTGAACGGTTGATTCAGTCAGCCCGGGCAGCAGAGTGGATGGATGCTTATCGTATTGTTTTCCATCCGGGATTTTACACAAAATACACGCCCCAGGAGGCATTGCAGCGATGCAAGGGGGCCATTAATGATCTTTTGGAGAAACTGGATTCCCTGGGAATAAAAAAATTCACCTTTGCACCGGAAACCACTGGAAAAAGGTCTCAACTGGGTAGTCTGGATGAAATCATTGAAATTTGCCGGTCCTTCCCCCACTTTGCTCCCACCATAGACTTTGCCCATGTACATGCCAGGGGAAGGGGTTGTGTGAAGGGAGCTGATGAATACCACCGGATACTGAGTAAATTAGAGGATGAACTGGGGGCAATGGTAAAAAACCCGGAAACACTCCACTGTCACTTCACCAGGATTGAATACACTGATGCTGGTGAAAGAAAACACCATGTTCTCCAGGAAATGGAATACGGCCCTCCATTAGAGCCATTACTGGAAGTACTGGTGGATGGAGGATGGAACGCCACCATCATATGTGAAACTCCCTTTTTGGAAAAAGACGCACTTTTGATGAAGGCCGTCCATGAAAAAATCCTGGAAAAGAAGGGTGTTTAA
- the trxB gene encoding thioredoxin-disulfide reductase — MEEYDLVIIGGGPAGLTAGIYAGRQGMNAVILERMTGAGSGYMVPLMENYPGFEVTSGKELLEKMRKQVEKHIPIRNMEEVKEIRENSPGDISLITSQGEYRAKSVIISTGSHHRRLNVPGEYEFLGRGVSYCATCDGPLFKEKSVVVVGGGNAAVQEAIYLNDLDCDVTIIHRRDELRAEKYLQNKLKEHEIPVIWDSVVEGINGEGVVNSVSILNRKTQEKKDLPTDGVFIAVGEEPLNKVAQSAGVELDKEGYIVTDKHQRTNLPGIYAAGDITGGIKQWVVACSEGAVAALIAFVEVMEESEIK; from the coding sequence ATGGAAGAATACGATCTGGTTATCATTGGCGGAGGACCGGCGGGCTTAACTGCAGGAATATATGCTGGAAGGCAGGGAATGAATGCAGTAATTCTGGAAAGAATGACTGGAGCAGGTTCCGGTTACATGGTACCCTTGATGGAGAATTATCCTGGTTTTGAGGTGACATCGGGGAAAGAACTCCTGGAGAAGATGAGAAAACAGGTGGAAAAACACATCCCCATAAGGAACATGGAAGAAGTTAAGGAAATTAGGGAAAATAGTCCTGGTGATATTTCCCTCATCACCTCTCAGGGAGAATATCGGGCCAAGTCAGTAATAATATCCACCGGAAGTCATCACAGACGGCTGAATGTGCCGGGTGAGTATGAATTCCTGGGTCGAGGAGTCTCTTATTGTGCCACCTGTGACGGACCCCTGTTCAAGGAAAAAAGTGTAGTGGTGGTGGGTGGAGGAAATGCTGCAGTTCAGGAAGCAATTTATTTAAATGACCTGGATTGCGATGTAACCATCATACACCGAAGAGACGAGCTGCGGGCTGAAAAATACCTTCAGAACAAATTAAAAGAACACGAAATCCCGGTGATATGGGATTCGGTGGTGGAAGGGATAAATGGTGAAGGGGTAGTCAACAGTGTATCCATCCTAAACCGTAAAACCCAAGAAAAGAAGGATTTACCAACTGATGGGGTATTCATTGCTGTGGGAGAAGAGCCCCTCAATAAAGTAGCCCAGAGTGCGGGTGTGGAACTTGACAAAGAAGGTTACATTGTAACTGACAAGCACCAGCGAACTAACCTTCCCGGAATATACGCTGCAGGGGATATAACCGGAGGAATCAAACAATGGGTGGTGGCCTGTTCTGAAGGAGCTGTGGCAGCATTAATTGCCTTTGTCGAGGTCATGGAAGAGTCTGAAATAAAATAA